A window of Helicobacter pylori genomic DNA:
TGACTCACATGCGAGCCTAACACTTCTCTTAAGGCGCTTTGCAATAAATGCGTCGCGCTATGGTGTTTGGCAATTTCTAAGCGTTCATCGCTCACTTGCGCGATCACTTGTTCGCCTTTTTTTAGCACTTTTTTGATTTGAAGGAGCGAAAAATTAAGCCCAAAAAAGTTTTTTGTATCCAACACTAAAGCCGCTTCTTCATTGCCCTTTAAAAGTGCGCCCCTATCGCCTATAGCCCCCCCACCTTCTGCGTAAAAAGGGGTTTTTTCTAACAACACCCAAACTTCTTGATTAGGATTTGCTTCTGTTATTTCTTTAAAATCGCTATCAAAAAACCCTAAAGCTTGGCTAGAACATTCTGTCGTTTCATACCCCACGAAGATATTAGGTGCATAAGCGTTTAAAATGGCGCTAAAATCGGCGTTGTTTTGCTTGCCTTTCCATGAGGCTTTAGAGCGTTTCACCTGCTCTTGCATGCAACTTTCAAAACCTTGCATATCCACGCACGCCCCATGGCTTCTTAGCATGTCGTTTGTCAAATCCAAAGGGAAACCAAAAGTGTCATACAGCTTGAAAGCGATCTTGCCATCAAAGATTTTATTATCATTCAAATGCTTTAAAGACAAATTGAATAATTCCATGCCAGATTCCAAAGTCTCTAAAAAGCGCTCTTCTTCTTCAAAGCACTCTTTCATCACCATGTCTTTAGACTCTTTCAAATACGCATGCGTGTTGGCAAATTGTTCGCACACCACGCCCACGACTTTGTATAAAAACGCTTCTTTCAAGCCCATTAAATACCCATGCCTTAAAGCGCGCCTTAAAATACGCCTTAAAACATAGCCACGGCCTTCCTTATTAAAATGCACCCCTTGAGCGAGCAAAAACGCCACCGCCCTTGCATGATCGGCTACCACTCTAAAGCTTGGCTGAAATTCGCTCGCATAATCCAAGCTTGTAAGCTCGCTGATTTCTTTCATTAAGGGTGCAAATAATGAAGAATCAAAATTATTGAGCTTATGTTCTAAAAGCGCTTGCACCCTTTCTAACCCCATGCCCGTATCAATGCTAGGCTTTGGCAAGGGGGATAAAACGCCATCATTAGAGCGTTCGTATTGCATGAACACTAAATTCCAAATTTCTAAAAACCTATCGCCCTCGCCCCCAAAATAATCCTCACTCCCCTTAAAGTGTTTTTCGCCTTGATCAATATAAATTTCACTGCAAGGCCCACAAGGCCCGCTATCGCCCATTTGCCAGAAATTATCTTTATCGCCCATTTTTTTAATCCTGTCAAAAGGCACAAACTTTTCCCACAATTTAACGGCTTCATCGTCTTTCTCATGCACGCTGATATGCAAATCTTTAGGCTTAAACCCCAAATTTTTGGTTACAAATTCCCACGCAAACAAAATCGCTTCTTCTTTGAAATAATCCCCAAAAGAGAAATTCCCTAACATTTCAAAAAGCGTGTGGTGTCTTGCGGTGTAACCGACATTTTCTAAATCGTTATGCTTGCCTCCTGCGCGCATGCATAGTTGCGAGCTTGTCGCTCTAGGAATGCTAGGGCGTGGCACAATCCCAGTAAAAATATCTTTAAATTGCACCATGCCAGCGTTAGTAAAAAGCAAGGTAGCATCATTAGGCACTAAAGGCATGCTAGGATAAATTGCATGCCCTTTATTTTGAAAAAATTGTAAAAATTCGTTGCGAATGTCCATGGGTATTCCTTTTTGTCGTTTTATCGCGCTTTTTAAGGCTATTTTATAGCGCTTTTAAGTTGTTTTTTTAAAAAGATAGTTTATTATACTTTAAACATCCAAAATAAAGGAGAAAACCATGTTCCATGAATTTAGAGACGAAATCAGCGTGTTAAAAGCGAATAATCCGCATTTTGATAAGATTTTTGAGAAACACAACCAGCTTGATGATGACATTAAAACCGCCGAGCAACAAAACGCTAGCGATGCAGAAATCAGCCACATGAAAAAACAAAAATTGAAACTAAAAGATGAAATCCACAGCATGATCATAGAGTATAGAGAAAAGCAAAAATTTGAGCATGCTTAAACATTCATCTTTTTAAAACACGCTCAAACGCTTTTGAAGGCGTTTGGCTTGCGATTTTATTAGATCTGCTAAACTTAACCCCTTGATTTCAAATTAAAGCGTTAAGTTGCTTTTAACTTCAATGTTTTTCTATTTTTAAAAAATGGGTTTTAAAATTTTGTTTTATCGTTTTAGATCTGATTTTGTTGTAAAAATCATTTTCTTAAGTTTTATTTAAAATATTTAAAAACGCATTTTCTTAAAGAATAGAGAGTATTTTGAAACCATTCCCCCCTACAAACCCCAACCAAAAACCCCTAAAAAGAGCGCTTTTAAAGAGATTGTTGCTTGATTACACAAACTTTTTATTGTTGGTTATAAAAAACGCCTTTGAGTGTTTTTTGTGATTAGCGTTTGAAAATAAAAACATTGTTTTGCAAAAAAATAAAAAGAATTAGAAAGATAAAAGCTCTGTTAGTAAAAGAAAAAGTTTAAAAAAATAAAAACTTTGTCAGTGAGAAAAAACTTTATGAGCAAAAAACAATCGTTTTAGATCTTATTTTGTTGTAAAACTTATTTTCTTAAGTTTTATTTAAAATAGTGAAAAACTTATTTTCTTAAAGAATAGGGTGGATTTTGAAACTGGTTTTTTTCATAACATTCTCCTTTTTAAAATGGGTTTGAAATTTGATGCATTGGACATGCATGGGGTGTATTATAGCGTAAAAGCGTTTTTTTTTTTTGTAATTTGGAGAAAATTTTAGAATTTTTGCACTTTTTTATGTTTTTTGCGCTTTTGTTGGGGTGGCATCGGTGGGGTTGAAAACTACCGCTTGACTAAAATCAAGCTTTTTGATCTTGCCTTAAAAATGATTTTTAACGCTTTTTAATAATTTAATGTTTAACAAAAGCCAAACACGATTAAAACCAAAGGGGGCATGCCCCCTTATTAGTTCTAATCAAACGCTTAATGCTGTTTAAAAGGGCTATCCACGACTTTTTTCCTGTCCACAATGTAGGGGATTAAGGCCATGTGGCGGGCTCTTTTAATCGCTACTTCCACCCTTTCTTGCCACTTTTTGCTATTACCCGTCAATCTCCTGGGCATGATTTTATAGCGCTCTGATAGTGTGTGCTTGAGCATGTCCAAATCTTTATAGTCAATAAAGCTGATTTTAGCTTCAGTGTATTTGCAATAGCGTTTTGAATAGCGTTTTCTTTCCATAATGTCTCCTTAAATTTTCACCCTTAAAAGGGGATTTCTTCTTCATCAATGTTGATTTCAGGCACGCTGTTTTGGTATTTAGACGGCTGTGCCTGCAAATTCTCTTTAGCGTAAGCGTTTTGTGGATAACTAGGGGCTTGGTTAAAAGGATCCTGGCTAGGAGCGTTATAATTGGTAGGATAAGCGTTGTTGGAATTCTCATGCATCATGCTATCTTGCATGGCGTTCGCTTGGGGATTGTCTGACTTTTTATCCATAAATTGCAACGAGTCCGCTGTGATAGTGTGGCGGGAATTTTTTTTGCCCGTTTGATCCATCCAACTCTCATAAGTCAAACGCCCTTCTATCAAAACGCTTGACCCCTTGCTCAAATACTGGTTAGCGATTTCAGCCGTTCGCCCAAACAGACGCACGTCTATAAAGCACACTTCTTCGCCCAGCGTGCCATCTTGTTTTTTAAAACGCCTGCTTGTCGCTAAACCTATTGTAGCTGCAGCCGAACCGCTAGGCAAATATTTCAACTCCACATTCCTAGTCAAACGCCCTACCATAATCACTTTATTAAACATGATAAGCCCCTATTTTTCACTCGCTATGAGATTCTTTACTTCCTGCTTCCTCTGTGTGATGAGAGTGCGTGTGTTCGGTTTTTTCGTGTTTTTCTTTAGCGTGTGATGGCTTTTTATTCGCCCTATCCACTAACGCATGCCACGCCTCTACTTCTTTCTTGCTTTCGTATTTGATCACAATGAAACGCAACACATCTTCATTAATGCGATACAATCTTTCAAGCTCCAAAATCATTGACGGCTCTGCCTTGAAATACATCACATAATAATAGCCTCTTTTATGCTTTTTGATTTCATAAGCTAGATTACGCATGCCCATATCCAGGCTCGTTTCAATCACGCCGTGATGCTTAGTGATCACTTCTTTATAAAACTCAATCTTTGATTTAATCTCTTCTTCTACTAAAGTAGGTTTGAGAATAAACATCGTTTCATAATGCCTCATCCATTCTCCTTGTGGTTGTATAGCCCTTTTTTTACTAAAAAAGAGCAAGGTCTAAAAAACTTTTGATTATACCTTTCTTTCGCTTGTTTTTGGATTAAATTTGGTTTTATTGAAATATTGAACCTAAAATCTAAAAACACCTTTCAGTATTTTCAAGGATTAATAATCTTTTGAATTTGGGTCAAATACAAAAAGCCTAGTTCCTTTTGCCCTTGCATGCTTTGAATGTGCCACAATCTAAAAATTTCAAAAACCCTTTTATAGCCGGCCTCTTTCAAACGCAGGGCGTTTTTAGCGTAATTTTCAGCAATTTCTTTAGGGGGAGCGTAGCCTAAAACCTCTTTAGCGTCCATTGAACCGGTCGTTTTAATGCGAGCGAAAAATAAAAAAAGCTGGTAAAAATACCTTTCCAAACCCCTTAAAATATCCGCATCCCTCTTGCCCTCTTTTAATAAATAATCATAAATATCAAGAACGCTTTTTTTAAGAAAAAGCCCTAAAATGAGCTTTTGCAAATCCATATCCCCCGCATTGGAGCTTAGTTCTTGAATGTCTTCTAAAGTGATGGGCGCATTTAAAATCGCTAGTTTGTCTAAATCGTTAAACGCAACGCCTAAATCTTCGTTATTGATTTCAAAAAGAGCGTTTAAAAGATGGCTGCTGATGTCTAAATGTAAAAAATTAGCCCTTTCTTGCAAGAATTTCAAACTCTCCCAAGTTTTAGGGGTAAAAAAGCGCGCGCAAACCGCTTCATCTCTCAAGGGGCTTTTTTGGAAAAATTTAACGATAGCTTCACTGCTGTATTTGTATTTGGTGGTGTCGCTTTTAGCGTTATAAAGCCCTATGATAAGCCTGTTATGGCTAGGCCGCTCTAGGGCTTTTAAAAAAAGATTAATATCATTTTCTTTAAATTTCTTATGCAATGCAAAGTCTAGTTTTAAAACAACCAAACTGCTCTCGCCAAATAAAGAATTTTGCTCTAAAAGGGTCGCAATCTGGTTTTTTTCATAATCGCTCGCATAAAAAAGCGAAGTTTCTATGTTAGGGTTATTGAGTTTAATGAGTGAGCCAATCGCTTGAGCGTAATAATGGATGAAAAAATCAAACTCCCCATA
This region includes:
- a CDS encoding single-stranded DNA-binding protein — protein: MFNKVIMVGRLTRNVELKYLPSGSAAATIGLATSRRFKKQDGTLGEEVCFIDVRLFGRTAEIANQYLSKGSSVLIEGRLTYESWMDQTGKKNSRHTITADSLQFMDKKSDNPQANAMQDSMMHENSNNAYPTNYNAPSQDPFNQAPSYPQNAYAKENLQAQPSKYQNSVPEINIDEEEIPF
- the rpsF gene encoding 30S ribosomal protein S6; its protein translation is MRHYETMFILKPTLVEEEIKSKIEFYKEVITKHHGVIETSLDMGMRNLAYEIKKHKRGYYYVMYFKAEPSMILELERLYRINEDVLRFIVIKYESKKEVEAWHALVDRANKKPSHAKEKHEKTEHTHSHHTEEAGSKESHSE
- the holA gene encoding DNA polymerase III subunit delta, whose protein sequence is MYRKDLDQYLKQRLPKAVFLYGEFDFFIHYYAQAIGSLIKLNNPNIETSLFYASDYEKNQIATLLEQNSLFGESSLVVLKLDFALHKKFKENDINLFLKALERPSHNRLIIGLYNAKSDTTKYKYSSEAIVKFFQKSPLRDEAVCARFFTPKTWESLKFLQERANFLHLDISSHLLNALFEINNEDLGVAFNDLDKLAILNAPITLEDIQELSSNAGDMDLQKLILGLFLKKSVLDIYDYLLKEGKRDADILRGLERYFYQLFLFFARIKTTGSMDAKEVLGYAPPKEIAENYAKNALRLKEAGYKRVFEIFRLWHIQSMQGQKELGFLYLTQIQKIINP
- the rpsR gene encoding 30S ribosomal protein S18, encoding MERKRYSKRYCKYTEAKISFIDYKDLDMLKHTLSERYKIMPRRLTGNSKKWQERVEVAIKRARHMALIPYIVDRKKVVDSPFKQH
- the alaS gene encoding alanine--tRNA ligase — protein: MDIRNEFLQFFQNKGHAIYPSMPLVPNDATLLFTNAGMVQFKDIFTGIVPRPSIPRATSSQLCMRAGGKHNDLENVGYTARHHTLFEMLGNFSFGDYFKEEAILFAWEFVTKNLGFKPKDLHISVHEKDDEAVKLWEKFVPFDRIKKMGDKDNFWQMGDSGPCGPCSEIYIDQGEKHFKGSEDYFGGEGDRFLEIWNLVFMQYERSNDGVLSPLPKPSIDTGMGLERVQALLEHKLNNFDSSLFAPLMKEISELTSLDYASEFQPSFRVVADHARAVAFLLAQGVHFNKEGRGYVLRRILRRALRHGYLMGLKEAFLYKVVGVVCEQFANTHAYLKESKDMVMKECFEEEERFLETLESGMELFNLSLKHLNDNKIFDGKIAFKLYDTFGFPLDLTNDMLRSHGACVDMQGFESCMQEQVKRSKASWKGKQNNADFSAILNAYAPNIFVGYETTECSSQALGFFDSDFKEITEANPNQEVWVLLEKTPFYAEGGGAIGDRGALLKGNEEAALVLDTKNFFGLNFSLLQIKKVLKKGEQVIAQVSDERLEIAKHHSATHLLQSALREVLGSHVSQAGSLVESKRLRFDFSHPKALNDEELEQVEDLVNAQIFKHLNSQVEHMPLNQAKDKGALALFSEKYAENVRVVSFKEASIELCGGIHVENTGLIGGFRILKESGVSSGVRRIEAVCGKAFYQLAKEENKELKNARILLKNNDVIAGINKLKESVKNSQKTPAPMDLPIETINGTSVVVGVVDQGDVKEMIDRLKNKHEKLLAMVFKQENERISLACGVKNAPIKAHAWANEVAQILGGKGGGRDDFASAGGKDIEKLQAALNAAKNTALKALEK
- a CDS encoding YdcH family protein, whose amino-acid sequence is MFHEFRDEISVLKANNPHFDKIFEKHNQLDDDIKTAEQQNASDAEISHMKKQKLKLKDEIHSMIIEYREKQKFEHA